One Pomacea canaliculata isolate SZHN2017 linkage group LG9, ASM307304v1, whole genome shotgun sequence DNA segment encodes these proteins:
- the LOC112572213 gene encoding inter-alpha-trypsin inhibitor heavy chain H3-like has protein sequence MLLLIKCAILVGVLWQLSHGQEAPRITSLHACTDIKYRFATTRITSHVINPTNQTREAVFDITLPNDAFISNFTLGLGGEVYVGVVEERDSALNKFAVDSVQGRTSGGQVTQRLRETNTFRVSLQLAPHDGVTFNLTYQEILERRQGTYDHVLYINPGHPVDDMRVDVTIEENREITFLHVPPIRSGLLTDAPKTDTNSLVRILRPNARQAHVSYHPSVRHQQLQGASRHGLSGLFTVHYDVSRRPDAGELLSVNGYFVHFIAPNISEPLPKDVLFILDTSTSMMWQKLEQLQDAMRVILQDLTPRDRFALMQFNSQATFWRRELLAVTPENIKAALNYVSTLKAHGYTNIDSAFARALRFLNEESTVKGENTLIIFLTDGRPTRGETSREAILSNVRQQNLKNITVYGLAFGQDADWPLVKRLASQTDGVGRRIYQDADAALQIHGFYSEVSSLLLTRVKALYVENEVEGESLTKTFLNKYFNGSELLVAGKLINLNQTSLKVLVQATGSTGNINLTVTPEPDVPELDLAASCRLMSVEDLAQIAEKMWAYLTIRQMLQRRVGEDDEDVQKKQELKAKAVQLSLKYKFVTPVTSLVVRKPDTEELAYLQEDDSDIIDDADLPKRTSDLPRAQETELQANTSERLTQRPTGLDDGAVGGGDPHFMIESGDLPYPLCFDVSGHSGDVFQLLRDPVTGLTLNVEVGEGPSVSPAGRNRTYLVKAAILYQDVILDVTLTHVHVNHVVMTWNNTLSLRAPGAWIILTGQSLRFSPDEGVEIDVTRHAHSKGNEPGFLNVEIQNEAKLSPASSGLLGQFVHKTIHLHKMKRRDRRFVAEVDIYSNNILRHGRAVVKNRKDPFFDRLAPCLMVDTTWSKILDHPTSFYRVPHIHSL, from the exons CGGCCTGGGTGGCGAGGTGTACGTGGGGGTGGTGGAGGAGCGGGACTCCGCCCTCAACAAGTTCGCTGTTGACTCCGTGCAGGGACGGACCAGCGGTGGGCAGGTGACACAAAG ACTCCGAGAAACAAACACTTTCCGAGTTTCCCTGCAACTGGCGCCTCATGATGGAGTGACCTTTAACCTCACCTACCAGGAAATCCTTGAGCGCCGACAGGGCACGTACGACCACGTGCTGTACATCAACCCCGGCCACCCAGTGGACGACATGCGGGTGGACGTGACGatagaagaaaacagagagataACCTTTCTGCACGTGCCGCCAATCAGAAGTGGACTTCTTACAGACGCGCCAAAGACAG ACACCAACAGTCTGGTTCGGATACTGAGGCCCAACGCGCGCCAGGCGCACGTGAGTTACCACCCGAGTGTCCGCCATCAGCAGCTGCAGGGCGCCTCCCGCCACGGACTGTCCGGCCTCTTCACTGTCCACTATGACGTCAGCAGAAGGCCAGACGCCGGCGAGTTATTG AGCGTCAACGGCTACTTCGTGCACTTCATCGCACCCAACATCTCTGAGCCGCTACCCAAGGACGTGCTCTTCATCCTGGACACAAGCACCTCCATGATGTGGCAGAAGTTAGAGCAGCTACAAGATGCCATGAGGGTCATCCTGCAG GACTTGACACCACGTGACCGATTTGCCTTGATGCAGTTCAACTCGCAGGCTACGTTCTGGCGCCGGGAGCTGCTGGCCGTGACACCGGAAAACATCAAAGCGGCTTTGAACTACGTCAGCACGCTCAAGGCTCATGGCT acACCAACATCGACTCGGCCTTTGCACGTGCCTTGCGCTTCTTGAACGAAGAGAGCACAGTCAAGGGAGAGAACACTTTGATTATCTTCCTCACCGATGGGCGACCCACCCGGGGTGAAACAAGTCGCGAGGCTATTTTAAGCAACGTACGTCAGCAGAACCTCAAGAACATCACTGTGTACGGACTGGCCTTCGGACAGGACGCCGACTGGCCGCTGGTCAAGCGCCTGGCCTCCCAGACAGACGGAGTGGGCCGACGGATCTACCAGGATGCTGATGCGGCTCTACAG ATTCACGGCTTCTACTCTGAGGTGTCCAGTCTGTTGCTGACTCGAGTGAAGGCGTTGTATGTGGAGAACGAAGTGGAGGGGGAGAGCCTGACCAAGACCTTCCTGAACAAGTACTTCAATGGTTCGGAGCTGCTGGTGGCTGGCAAGCTCATCAACCTCAATCAGACCTCCCTTAAGGTCCTCGTGCAGGCCACGGGGTCAACAG GCAATATCAATCTGACCGTGACCCCTGAACCCGACGTGCCCGAGCTTGACCTGGCGGCTTCGTGTCGGCTGATGAGTGTGGAAGACTTGGCTCAGATCGCCGAGAAGATGTGGGCGTACCTGACCATCCGCCAGATGTTGCAGAGGAGAGTCGGCGAGGACGATGAAGACGTGCAGAAGAAACAGGAGCTGAAGGCCAAGGCCGTGCAACTCTCCCTGAAG TACAAGTTCGTCACCCCAGTGACATCCCTGGTAGTTAGGAAACCAGACACCGAGGAGCTGGCCTACCTGCAGGAAGATGACAGCGACATTATCGACGACGCAG ATCTTCCTAAACGGACTTCAGATCTGCCAAGGGCTCAAGAAACTGAGTTGCAGGCCAACACATCAGAAAGGTTAACACAACGACCCACAGGGCTGGACGATGGGGCGGTAG GCGGAGGCGACCCACACTTCATGATCGAGTCCGGTGATCTCCCTTACCCACTCTGCTTTGATGTCAGCGGCCACAGCGGGGATGTCTTCCAACTTCTAAGAGACCCTGTCACAG GTTTAACGCTCAACGTGGAAGTCGGGGAAGGTCCGAGTGTCAGTCCCGCTGGTCGCAACAGAACTTACCTGGTGAAGGCGGCCATTCTGTACCAAGACGTCATCCTCGACGTGACGCTGACGCACGTGCACGTGAACCACGTGGTGATGACGTGGAACAACACGTTGTCGCTGCGCGCGCCCGGCGCGTGGATCATCCTGACAGGCCAATCGCTGCGCTTCTCACCGGACGAGGGCGTTGAGATTGACGTCACCAGGCATGCGCATAGCAAAGGCAACGAGCCTGGCTTCCTGAACGTGGAGATTCAGAACGAGGCTAAGCTATCGCCTGCGTCATCTGGACTTCTGG GTCAGTTTGTGCACAAAACCATTCATCTGCACAAAATGAAGAGGAGAGACAGGCGGTTTGTGGCAGAAGTGGACATCTACAGCAATAACATCCTGCGCCATGGCCGGGCCGTGGTGAAAAACCGAAAAGACCCTTTCTTTGACCGCCTCGCTCCATGTCTGATGGTGGACACTACGTGGTCCAAAATTCTGGACCACCCAACGAGCTTTTACCGCGTGCCTCACATTCACTCACTGTGA